Proteins encoded by one window of Thermobaculum terrenum ATCC BAA-798:
- a CDS encoding GHMP kinase: MQETIFSRAPFRISFAGGGTDLPEYYEKYEGVVLSTAIDKYCYTILRQSLDDSFHLKSAIDGIVWECFQGIPKIYTEDRLAIQKSAIATCYEGKQALDIFTTSEIPSGTGLGSSSALAVSVLQALLTSSNVPYSKYDLAEAACRLEIDVLRSPIGKQDQYASAFGGLNLIWFYRNETLVEPMQIAPERLRLLEDNLLLFYVGGTRKASEILREQKQATQSNMQTLDHLHQLKQLALDMANSLRRGQMNEFGSMLHHAWELKKGLSDKISNPHIDEIYQLTLKLGALGGKLAGAGGAGFLMLYVPQTSQPKIKDKLEAFGVREMPFSFDFEGACLLKSGWFIVRSNQR, encoded by the coding sequence ATGCAAGAGACTATATTTTCAAGAGCACCATTTAGAATAAGCTTTGCTGGCGGAGGTACAGATCTACCGGAATACTACGAAAAGTACGAAGGGGTCGTACTTAGCACTGCCATTGACAAGTATTGCTACACGATCCTGCGACAAAGCTTGGATGACAGCTTCCACTTGAAGTCTGCTATCGATGGGATAGTGTGGGAGTGTTTCCAAGGCATACCTAAAATATACACTGAAGATAGGCTGGCCATACAGAAGTCAGCCATTGCAACGTGCTACGAAGGCAAGCAAGCATTAGATATCTTCACAACCTCTGAGATACCTAGTGGCACTGGGCTGGGATCTTCAAGCGCACTGGCCGTATCCGTGCTGCAAGCGCTACTTACATCATCCAATGTGCCCTACAGTAAGTATGATTTAGCCGAAGCAGCATGTAGACTTGAGATCGATGTGCTTAGATCCCCTATAGGCAAGCAGGACCAGTATGCATCGGCCTTTGGGGGACTAAATCTTATCTGGTTCTATAGGAATGAGACTCTGGTTGAGCCCATGCAAATAGCCCCTGAAAGGCTACGTTTGCTCGAAGATAATCTTCTCCTGTTCTATGTCGGAGGTACACGTAAAGCCTCTGAGATTCTAAGAGAGCAGAAACAAGCGACGCAATCAAACATGCAGACGCTAGACCACCTGCACCAGTTAAAACAATTGGCTCTAGATATGGCAAATAGCCTGCGTAGAGGCCAAATGAACGAATTTGGTTCAATGTTGCACCATGCATGGGAGCTTAAGAAGGGCTTATCTGACAAGATCTCTAACCCACACATAGATGAGATCTATCAGCTCACACTCAAACTAGGAGCTCTGGGAGGAAAGCTAGCAGGGGCTGGTGGTGCTGGCTTCCTAATGCTCTACGTGCCGCAGACTAGCCAACCCAAGATAAAGGACAAACTAGAAGCCTTCGGCGTTCGCGAGATGCCCTTTAGTTTCGACTTCGAAGGAGCTTGCTTACTTAAGTCAGGCTGGTTCATCGTAAGGAGCAATCAAAGATGA
- a CDS encoding D-sedoheptulose-7-phosphate isomerase, translating into MIDTIKDYWNGITGSIRKVDLKAIEAAAWEIISCHNSGNNIYIVGNGGSAATASHFACDLSKGARVPGQTPFRVLSLTDNMSLVTAWANDSSFEHVFAEQLRPMIRQGDLLIVISASGNSPNVVFAAQVARDLGARVLGLTGKDGGKLRNIANLTITVPTEHIEQVEDAHLVMAHCICFSIREYLTNKTIKIEDSALQQVFQANI; encoded by the coding sequence ATGATTGATACGATCAAGGATTACTGGAACGGTATAACTGGATCAATACGAAAAGTTGATCTCAAGGCTATCGAAGCAGCGGCCTGGGAGATAATCTCATGTCATAACAGCGGCAACAACATATACATCGTAGGTAATGGCGGGAGCGCTGCTACGGCTTCGCACTTTGCATGTGACCTGTCCAAAGGAGCAAGAGTTCCAGGACAAACTCCTTTCAGAGTATTATCACTTACAGATAATATGTCCTTGGTTACTGCCTGGGCTAATGATTCGTCCTTTGAACACGTATTTGCTGAACAATTAAGACCAATGATCAGGCAAGGGGATCTATTGATAGTTATCAGCGCAAGCGGCAATTCTCCTAACGTAGTCTTTGCTGCCCAGGTAGCAAGGGATTTGGGAGCAAGGGTATTAGGACTTACAGGCAAAGATGGGGGCAAGCTGCGGAACATAGCAAATCTGACAATTACAGTGCCTACCGAGCATATTGAGCAGGTGGAAGATGCACATCTAGTCATGGCTCATTGTATATGCTTCTCAATTAGGGAATATCTTACTAACAAAACTATCAAAATAGAGGATAGCGCTTTGCAACAGGTATTTCAGGCCAACATCTGA
- a CDS encoding sugar phosphate isomerase/epimerase family protein, whose protein sequence is MGRPVTLFTGQWADLPLEELAKKVSQWGYDGLELACWGDHFEVQRALKEPDYVQSRWEILNHYGLKCFAISNHLVGQAVCDPIDSRHKAILPPHVWGDGDPEGVRQRAAQEMMDTARAAAKFGVTQVNGFTGSPIWHLLYSFPPNDFNEIEKGYQEFAERWGPIIDVFEQEGVKFGLEVHPTEIAYDFVTTRKALDAIGNREGFGINFDPSHFAHQFLNPVDFIEEFADRIYHVHIKDSKKFLDGRKSILGSHLNFGDRRRGWDFVSPGHGDVDFEAMIRALNRIGYNGPLSVEWEDSGMDREWGAQDALAFVRKVDFPASAVAFDAAFARE, encoded by the coding sequence ATGGGTAGACCAGTAACTCTCTTCACTGGCCAGTGGGCGGACCTTCCCCTGGAAGAGCTGGCTAAAAAGGTAAGTCAATGGGGATACGATGGGTTAGAGTTAGCCTGCTGGGGAGATCACTTCGAGGTCCAGAGAGCCCTCAAGGAGCCTGATTACGTACAGTCTAGATGGGAAATACTGAATCACTATGGTCTCAAATGCTTTGCGATAAGCAATCACTTGGTAGGGCAGGCAGTTTGTGATCCCATAGATTCCAGGCACAAGGCTATTTTGCCTCCACATGTGTGGGGTGATGGAGACCCAGAAGGCGTCAGACAGAGAGCTGCACAAGAAATGATGGATACAGCTCGTGCAGCTGCCAAGTTCGGAGTTACCCAGGTAAATGGCTTCACAGGTTCACCCATCTGGCATTTACTCTACTCCTTCCCACCCAACGATTTCAATGAGATTGAAAAGGGTTATCAGGAATTCGCCGAGCGCTGGGGACCCATTATAGATGTATTTGAACAGGAAGGTGTAAAGTTCGGACTTGAGGTACACCCTACCGAGATAGCTTATGACTTCGTAACCACCAGGAAGGCTCTAGACGCGATAGGCAATAGGGAAGGGTTCGGGATAAACTTCGACCCCAGCCATTTTGCCCATCAGTTTCTCAATCCTGTGGACTTCATAGAGGAGTTCGCTGACCGCATCTACCACGTGCACATCAAGGATTCCAAGAAATTCCTAGATGGCAGGAAGAGCATACTGGGATCGCATCTAAACTTCGGTGACAGGCGAAGAGGCTGGGACTTTGTCTCTCCTGGACATGGAGATGTTGATTTTGAGGCTATGATAAGAGCGCTGAACCGCATAGGCTACAACGGACCGCTTTCCGTAGAATGGGAAGACTCAGGCATGGACCGTGAGTGGGGTGCTCAGGACGCACTAGCCTTCGTGCGCAAGGTAGACTTCCCAGCTTCTGCTGTGGCTTTTGATGCAGCTTTCGCTCGAGAATAA
- a CDS encoding Gfo/Idh/MocA family protein, whose protein sequence is MSEQVGFVTMAGQRATSKAPEVGVGMLGYAFMGKAHTNAFKKLPYIVYPPPAIPRLVAIAGRNEEAVKEAASRYGYEGYYTDWRQMLDDDRIQLFDNGGPNYAHAEPCIAAAQKGKHILCEKPLARNAQEAKAMLDAVNQAGVKAMVGFNYRFVPAVRLAYEMIKNGELGEIYHFRAVYLQEWITDPEFPYIWRLDKELAGSGALGDLGAHIIDLGRHLIGEVKSVMAMTRTFIPERNDPETGQRRKVEVDDAFEAVVEFENGAVGTLEASRFATGRKNHQVFEINGSKGSIRFNLERLNELEVYRTDAPKHTQGFTDVLVTESYHPFWSNWWPHGHIIGWEHTFVHEIAHLLDCIVNDKDIAPYGATFEDGYRNAVICDAILQSAEEGKRVEVTF, encoded by the coding sequence ATGTCTGAACAAGTAGGCTTCGTGACCATGGCTGGCCAAAGAGCTACCTCCAAGGCGCCAGAAGTAGGTGTAGGTATGCTCGGCTATGCATTTATGGGCAAGGCCCACACTAATGCTTTCAAGAAGCTGCCATACATAGTCTATCCACCACCAGCCATTCCCAGACTAGTGGCTATAGCTGGTCGAAATGAGGAGGCAGTCAAAGAGGCCGCTTCCAGGTACGGCTACGAAGGTTACTATACTGACTGGCGTCAGATGCTTGACGACGATCGTATCCAGCTATTCGATAACGGAGGCCCGAACTATGCCCATGCCGAGCCTTGTATAGCGGCAGCACAGAAGGGCAAGCATATCCTGTGCGAAAAGCCTCTGGCACGAAACGCCCAAGAAGCTAAGGCGATGCTGGATGCGGTCAATCAAGCAGGCGTCAAGGCGATGGTGGGCTTTAACTATAGATTCGTGCCAGCAGTACGCCTGGCTTATGAAATGATTAAGAACGGCGAGCTAGGAGAGATCTATCACTTCAGGGCAGTGTACCTCCAGGAGTGGATCACAGATCCAGAATTCCCGTACATATGGAGACTAGATAAGGAACTTGCAGGCAGCGGTGCGCTGGGAGACCTTGGCGCACATATAATCGACCTTGGCCGTCATCTGATCGGCGAGGTTAAGTCCGTGATGGCCATGACCAGAACCTTCATTCCAGAGCGCAACGACCCCGAGACAGGTCAGCGGCGTAAGGTAGAGGTGGATGATGCGTTCGAGGCCGTAGTAGAGTTTGAGAACGGAGCTGTTGGCACCCTGGAGGCTTCCAGGTTTGCTACAGGTAGAAAGAACCACCAAGTGTTCGAGATAAATGGCTCCAAGGGATCTATAAGGTTCAACTTGGAGAGATTGAACGAACTGGAAGTATACCGGACCGATGCTCCTAAGCATACTCAAGGCTTCACGGATGTACTCGTTACAGAGAGCTATCATCCCTTCTGGTCCAACTGGTGGCCTCACGGCCACATAATCGGTTGGGAGCATACCTTTGTACATGAGATAGCTCACCTCCTAGATTGTATAGTGAACGATAAGGACATAGCTCCTTACGGGGCCACCTTCGAAGATGGTTACCGCAATGCAGTGATATGCGATGCAATTCTTCAATCCGCTGAGGAGGGCAAGAGGGTAGAAGTAACCTTCTAG
- a CDS encoding SDR family NAD(P)-dependent oxidoreductase translates to MARSRHPLMVTRTLLWRAYMFDLSGKVALVTGASKGIGQELAIALGKAGAAVVANYHTDRRGAEIAVEKVLEAGGNAVAVQGDISSVDQCRMLVSKTVETFGRIDIACCHAGITSWGKFLDYTEEAFDAVVNTNLKGTYFTAQAAAREMIKQGGGGRIIITSSVTGNQAVHYLSAYAMTKGGLQMLTRNLVLELSPYGITINAVAPGPIVNERNLHDDPEYETKWAKVVPMGRAGYPKDVASAVLFFASDEAEWITGTVLLVDGGWTCYSPTPDFEFVEREGRIGTG, encoded by the coding sequence ATGGCGAGGTCTCGCCATCCCCTTATGGTAACTAGAACTTTATTGTGGAGGGCCTATATGTTCGACCTATCAGGCAAGGTAGCTTTAGTTACAGGTGCAAGCAAGGGCATTGGGCAGGAATTGGCAATCGCACTGGGCAAAGCTGGTGCTGCCGTGGTAGCTAATTACCATACAGATCGCAGAGGAGCGGAGATCGCTGTTGAGAAGGTACTGGAGGCGGGAGGCAATGCCGTAGCTGTACAGGGAGATATCTCTTCTGTAGATCAATGCCGAATGCTGGTCAGCAAGACCGTAGAAACTTTCGGGAGGATAGATATAGCCTGTTGCCATGCAGGAATAACGAGCTGGGGCAAATTCCTCGACTATACCGAGGAAGCGTTTGATGCTGTGGTAAACACCAACCTTAAAGGAACTTACTTCACCGCTCAAGCTGCCGCCCGAGAGATGATCAAACAGGGAGGTGGTGGGAGGATAATCATCACGTCCTCCGTTACGGGCAACCAGGCGGTGCACTACCTCTCAGCTTATGCGATGACCAAAGGGGGACTGCAGATGCTCACCCGTAACCTCGTGTTAGAGCTATCTCCTTACGGGATCACCATAAACGCTGTAGCACCGGGGCCTATAGTCAACGAGCGTAACCTGCACGACGACCCTGAATACGAAACTAAATGGGCCAAAGTTGTACCTATGGGGAGAGCTGGTTATCCTAAAGATGTAGCCTCTGCTGTACTGTTCTTTGCATCAGATGAGGCCGAATGGATTACAGGTACAGTGCTGCTCGTAGATGGAGGATGGACTTGTTACAGTCCAACACCCGACTTCGAATTCGTCGAGCGAGAGGGAAGAATAGGAACAGGATAA
- a CDS encoding PQQ-dependent sugar dehydrogenase — MVAQKITFTLALILVLLVTACGGEQQSPTSTQTVISPSPSVAPTSPSANNPSSTPTPIAASQSPPTPVATEETTKPSQEPAKETTPNPIPSATQEREVNRNVRVGIRQIASGFDQPLFVTYANDNSNRLFVVEKGGKIKFLDGRVFLDITNRVGSGGSEQGLLGLAFHPNYRVNRRFFVNYTDLNGNTVVAEFRAIDNGRRADPNSEKVILRQEQPAANHNGGMLAFGPDGYLYIALGDGGGANDTYGNGQNLNTLLAKILRIDVDRGNPYSIPKDNPFVGRDNARPETWAWGLRNPWRFSFDRQTGDLYIADVGQNQWEEINYQRAGSKGGQNYGWPIMEGRHCLSSSQCNQEGLTLPVAEYSHELGCSVTGGYVYRGKRFPALRGKYFFGDYCTGRIWSLQRAENSNWVMKEETDTDLSISSFGEDKNGEIYITDLAGGGIYMLVASS, encoded by the coding sequence ATGGTTGCACAAAAAATAACCTTTACTTTGGCGCTGATTCTGGTGCTGCTAGTAACTGCATGTGGTGGCGAGCAGCAATCGCCAACTTCCACTCAAACTGTAATCTCTCCTTCTCCATCAGTTGCTCCCACTTCCCCAAGCGCTAACAATCCCTCATCCACCCCAACTCCAATAGCAGCTTCACAGAGTCCCCCAACACCGGTAGCTACGGAGGAAACGACCAAACCTAGCCAAGAACCCGCCAAGGAAACTACTCCAAATCCGATCCCTTCAGCCACCCAAGAACGCGAAGTCAATCGCAACGTACGAGTAGGTATTAGACAGATCGCATCAGGATTCGACCAACCTCTATTCGTCACCTACGCCAACGATAACAGCAACCGTCTCTTCGTGGTTGAGAAGGGCGGGAAAATAAAATTCCTGGATGGTCGGGTTTTCTTGGATATTACTAATAGGGTAGGTTCTGGTGGATCCGAGCAGGGGTTGCTGGGCTTAGCTTTCCACCCGAACTATAGGGTGAACAGGAGGTTCTTCGTAAATTACACCGACCTTAACGGCAACACGGTAGTTGCAGAGTTCAGAGCCATAGACAATGGTAGAAGAGCAGACCCCAACTCTGAAAAAGTCATACTAAGACAAGAACAACCAGCTGCCAATCATAACGGGGGCATGTTAGCCTTTGGGCCCGACGGCTATCTATACATAGCACTAGGAGATGGAGGGGGTGCTAACGACACCTATGGCAACGGGCAAAATCTGAATACCCTCCTTGCAAAGATCCTCAGGATAGATGTAGATCGAGGTAATCCATACTCGATTCCTAAGGATAATCCTTTTGTTGGTCGCGACAATGCCAGACCTGAAACCTGGGCATGGGGGCTTAGAAATCCCTGGAGGTTTAGCTTCGATCGGCAGACAGGAGATCTCTACATCGCGGACGTGGGGCAAAACCAGTGGGAGGAAATCAACTATCAGAGAGCTGGATCGAAAGGAGGTCAAAACTACGGTTGGCCAATTATGGAGGGCAGGCACTGTCTATCCTCCAGCCAATGTAATCAGGAAGGGCTTACACTGCCAGTTGCTGAGTATAGCCACGAACTAGGATGTTCGGTTACAGGCGGGTACGTCTATAGAGGAAAGAGATTTCCTGCTCTTAGAGGAAAGTACTTCTTTGGTGACTACTGCACAGGCAGAATCTGGAGCTTGCAAAGAGCAGAAAACAGCAACTGGGTTATGAAGGAAGAAACTGATACGGACCTAAGTATCAGCTCATTTGGTGAGGACAAAAACGGAGAAATATATATCACCGACCTAGCTGGTGGTGGCATATATATGTTAGTAGCCTCAAGCTAG
- a CDS encoding zinc-ribbon domain containing protein, producing MVYADKTLTCKDCGATFVFTQGEQEFYASKGLMNEPSRCPDCRRARRAAQNGSSYSNSGPREMYEVTCDSCGRVARVPFQPKGNRPVYCSDCYRQQRESRSSGYGY from the coding sequence TTGGTATACGCGGATAAAACTCTAACATGTAAAGACTGTGGTGCAACCTTTGTTTTCACTCAAGGAGAGCAAGAGTTCTACGCTAGTAAAGGGCTAATGAATGAGCCCAGCAGGTGTCCCGATTGTAGGAGAGCTAGAAGGGCTGCTCAGAACGGCTCCAGCTACTCCAACAGTGGGCCACGCGAGATGTATGAGGTAACCTGCGATTCTTGCGGCCGAGTCGCTAGAGTTCCTTTCCAGCCCAAGGGTAATCGCCCTGTGTACTGCTCTGATTGCTACAGGCAACAGAGAGAGTCCCGTTCTTCAGGCTACGGTTACTAA
- a CDS encoding FAD-linked oxidase C-terminal domain-containing protein, translating into MNREQLIKKLVTIVGPQGVVHDREQLRTYECDGLANYRAIPTAVVLPETTEQVQAIVKLCHRHKIPFVARGSGTGLSGGAMPVEEGILISLSRMRRILEVDIPNQRVVVEPGVINLWVTQAVSQYGYYYAPDPSSQLICSIGGNVAENSGGAHCLKYGFTTNHVTGLEVVLPDGEIIHIGGKALDTPGYDLVGTVVGSEGTLGVVTKITLRIVRKPEMVSTLLAAFATIEQAGAAVSQIIASGIVPAAVEMMDPLSIEAVEAAVHAGYPKAGAVLIVELDGPLLEVEDQFNKVKDICLHNGSTEIRIARNEEERVLIWKGRKSAFAAVGRISPNFYVQDGVIPRTALPDVLREIEEISAQSGIRVANVFHAGDGNLHPLVLYDASIPGQEEKAEQVAGEILSICLRYGGSITGEHGVGVDKKKYMPKMFSEEDMNAMHMLRCAFDPEGICNPGKVFPTPRLCGERPGPGKIHPLQEAGLAEIF; encoded by the coding sequence ATGAATAGAGAGCAGCTAATAAAAAAATTGGTCACGATCGTTGGACCTCAAGGAGTAGTACACGATAGAGAACAGCTTAGGACTTATGAGTGTGATGGCTTAGCTAACTATAGAGCTATACCTACAGCTGTAGTTCTGCCAGAAACTACTGAGCAGGTACAAGCTATAGTCAAGTTATGTCACCGCCATAAGATTCCATTTGTAGCTAGAGGCTCAGGTACAGGACTTTCAGGTGGAGCCATGCCTGTCGAAGAGGGGATACTTATCTCCCTCTCCAGAATGAGGAGAATTTTGGAAGTCGACATTCCCAACCAAAGAGTAGTAGTCGAGCCTGGAGTTATAAATCTATGGGTCACCCAGGCAGTATCACAGTACGGTTACTACTACGCACCCGACCCTTCTAGCCAGTTGATCTGCTCGATAGGGGGAAATGTAGCTGAAAACTCAGGAGGAGCTCATTGTCTGAAGTATGGCTTCACCACTAATCATGTAACTGGTCTGGAGGTCGTGCTACCAGATGGCGAGATTATACACATCGGAGGAAAAGCTTTAGACACACCAGGATACGACCTTGTGGGAACTGTTGTAGGATCCGAAGGCACATTAGGGGTAGTCACAAAGATAACGCTTCGCATAGTTCGCAAGCCGGAGATGGTAAGCACACTTCTAGCCGCTTTTGCCACTATAGAGCAAGCTGGGGCAGCAGTATCGCAGATCATAGCGTCGGGCATAGTGCCTGCAGCAGTCGAAATGATGGATCCACTTTCAATTGAGGCCGTAGAGGCGGCGGTACATGCTGGCTATCCCAAGGCTGGAGCAGTGCTGATAGTAGAACTGGATGGACCACTCCTAGAAGTTGAGGATCAGTTCAATAAAGTAAAGGATATTTGTCTACACAATGGCTCTACAGAGATACGAATTGCACGTAATGAAGAGGAAAGAGTATTGATCTGGAAGGGACGCAAATCAGCCTTTGCTGCAGTCGGCAGGATAAGTCCTAACTTCTATGTACAGGATGGCGTTATCCCTAGAACGGCACTGCCAGACGTGCTGCGAGAGATAGAAGAAATAAGTGCCCAAAGCGGCATAAGAGTAGCCAACGTTTTTCATGCCGGCGATGGCAACCTGCATCCATTAGTGCTATACGACGCCAGCATACCTGGTCAGGAAGAGAAAGCGGAGCAGGTAGCAGGAGAGATCTTATCAATCTGTCTCAGGTATGGAGGATCCATTACTGGTGAGCATGGGGTAGGAGTAGATAAGAAGAAGTATATGCCCAAGATGTTCTCAGAAGAAGATATGAATGCTATGCACATGTTGCGATGTGCTTTCGACCCTGAAGGCATATGTAACCCTGGCAAAGTCTTTCCTACACCACGTCTGTGTGGTGAGAGACCAGGCCCAGGTAAAATACACCCACTGCAGGAAGCAGGTTTGGCAGAGATCTTCTGA
- a CDS encoding FAD-binding oxidoreductase: MAILDITDKLPNIEIENTPTNIDGVQPEYIAKPESPTDTVEILKYAHQKGIGVIPFGSGTKLGWGNPPQRCDLLINTAKLDKIIEYSPDDLIVKVQAGIKLEELQQELRKHNQMLALDPPEKSATIGGIIAANASGPRRLRYGTTRDLLIGITVALTNGDLVHGGGKVVKNVAGYDLCKLFTGSLGTLGVIVEAVFRLHPLPTKSFILKVNLKDLDQAEQCIQQVLNSYLVISALEAHCSSTGEVSLWCMVEGSSENIARSAAGALRQILSNYGDCQVFDLEEDPAVYNNLRQYPWEADDLGIKFSSTISRLKPIAMLARSTSQRHGCEFELRSHAGSGITYLAVKGGKNLPVDAQVSLIQSIREALTSEDSAMVLEASLPLKQRIDVWGYAGDALPLMKRIKDQFDPAKILSPGRFVGGI; encoded by the coding sequence ATGGCAATACTCGATATAACAGACAAACTACCCAATATAGAGATCGAAAACACACCAACCAATATAGATGGGGTGCAACCAGAGTATATAGCTAAACCAGAATCCCCCACGGATACTGTAGAGATACTCAAGTATGCACATCAGAAAGGAATCGGTGTTATACCCTTCGGCTCTGGGACAAAGTTAGGGTGGGGTAATCCTCCCCAGAGATGCGACCTGCTGATCAACACCGCAAAACTTGACAAGATCATTGAGTACAGCCCAGACGACCTCATAGTCAAGGTGCAGGCAGGTATAAAGCTGGAAGAGCTGCAACAAGAGCTGCGAAAACACAATCAGATGCTTGCCCTAGATCCCCCAGAAAAGTCCGCTACTATAGGGGGGATAATAGCTGCAAACGCCTCTGGTCCTAGAAGGCTCAGGTATGGTACTACCAGGGATCTACTTATAGGAATAACCGTAGCTCTAACTAATGGCGATCTTGTGCACGGCGGAGGCAAAGTCGTCAAGAACGTGGCTGGTTATGATCTTTGTAAGTTGTTCACAGGCTCCTTAGGGACGCTAGGAGTAATCGTAGAGGCAGTATTTAGGTTGCATCCCTTACCTACCAAGTCCTTTATATTGAAAGTGAACCTCAAAGATCTTGATCAAGCGGAACAATGTATACAACAAGTTCTAAACTCATATCTAGTGATATCAGCTCTTGAAGCTCATTGTAGCAGTACAGGCGAGGTCTCTTTATGGTGTATGGTAGAGGGCTCTTCAGAGAATATAGCACGCTCAGCAGCTGGAGCCCTACGGCAAATACTGAGTAACTATGGGGATTGTCAGGTTTTTGATCTCGAAGAAGACCCAGCAGTCTATAATAATCTCAGGCAGTATCCATGGGAAGCAGATGATCTCGGCATAAAGTTCTCCTCTACCATCTCCAGACTCAAACCCATAGCAATGCTGGCCAGGTCGACATCTCAACGACATGGTTGCGAGTTTGAGCTTAGGAGCCATGCAGGATCAGGCATAACTTATCTAGCCGTAAAGGGAGGCAAAAACCTACCTGTAGATGCTCAGGTATCATTGATTCAATCAATAAGGGAAGCTTTGACATCCGAAGACTCTGCTATGGTCCTGGAGGCAAGCTTACCCCTCAAGCAGAGGATAGATGTATGGGGATATGCTGGAGATGCACTGCCCCTTATGAAGAGGATCAAGGATCAGTTCGATCCTGCAAAGATACTCAGCCCAGGCAGGTTCGTGGGAGGAATATAA
- a CDS encoding (Fe-S)-binding protein, translated as MIRITDRSKGNLGNTTIKPAFDSHEPPSRELIDDCIHCGFCLPTCPTYLLWGEEMDSPRGRIYLMKAALNGDPLTDSMVLHWDLCLGCMACVTACPSGVKYDRLIEDTRYQVERRYPRALADRAFRKLIFEIFPHPNRLRAILPLLLFYRHSPLSKVLESRLLSKLIPSRLRNLLELAPEVDPSQFSYKYPEKIPAKGKRRAKVGLITGCVQRIFFSHVNRATINVLSAEGCEVYIPRSQGCCGALALHSGNKDAARDFARSLINAFEGLDLDYIVINAAGCGSTLKEYALLLQKDAIYRDRAKEFAGKIVDVSELLVKLGPVAKRHPLRIRVAYHDACHLRHAQGIRKEPRELLTSIPELELVEPPEADICCGSAGIYNLLNPEAARELGERKLKNISSTGAKYVASANPGCTLQISSIAQLHNQSFHIAHPVEYLEASILGKGIP; from the coding sequence ATGATTAGAATCACCGATAGATCCAAAGGTAACCTTGGAAACACAACCATTAAGCCGGCATTCGACTCCCATGAGCCGCCATCTAGAGAACTGATAGACGACTGCATACACTGTGGTTTCTGCTTACCTACTTGCCCAACATATTTACTCTGGGGAGAGGAGATGGACTCCCCTCGAGGCAGGATCTATCTTATGAAAGCCGCTCTAAACGGTGATCCACTCACAGATAGCATGGTCCTCCACTGGGATCTCTGCTTAGGGTGTATGGCATGCGTTACAGCTTGCCCGAGCGGCGTCAAGTACGACAGGCTTATAGAGGATACGAGGTATCAAGTAGAAAGGCGTTATCCCCGGGCCCTTGCCGACAGGGCCTTCAGAAAGCTAATATTCGAAATCTTCCCACATCCCAACAGGCTTAGAGCTATTCTGCCACTTTTACTCTTTTACAGACACAGTCCATTGTCTAAAGTGTTGGAGTCGCGCCTCCTCAGCAAACTAATTCCATCCAGGTTGAGGAATCTTCTCGAGCTTGCCCCAGAGGTTGATCCATCGCAATTCTCATATAAATACCCAGAGAAGATACCTGCTAAAGGCAAACGAAGAGCTAAAGTAGGGCTTATCACGGGGTGCGTACAGAGGATATTCTTCAGCCATGTAAATAGAGCTACTATCAATGTGTTATCAGCAGAGGGATGCGAGGTCTACATACCTAGGTCTCAGGGATGCTGTGGAGCCCTTGCACTACATTCAGGAAATAAGGACGCTGCAAGAGATTTTGCTAGATCTCTCATCAATGCCTTCGAAGGCCTGGATCTCGACTATATAGTGATCAACGCCGCCGGATGCGGATCGACGCTCAAGGAATATGCCCTACTACTCCAGAAAGATGCTATCTATAGGGATCGAGCCAAAGAATTCGCAGGCAAGATTGTCGATGTGTCGGAACTCCTAGTCAAATTAGGTCCAGTGGCTAAGCGTCACCCGCTAAGAATCAGGGTAGCCTACCACGACGCCTGTCATCTTAGGCATGCCCAAGGTATAAGGAAGGAACCCAGAGAGCTGCTCACGAGTATACCTGAGCTCGAACTTGTAGAGCCCCCCGAGGCAGACATATGTTGTGGAAGTGCTGGCATATATAACCTTCTCAATCCCGAGGCTGCTCGAGAATTAGGCGAGCGCAAACTAAAGAATATAAGCTCTACTGGAGCAAAGTATGTAGCAAGTGCTAATCCTGGATGCACATTACAAATAAGCTCAATCGCACAGCTACATAATCAGTCCTTTCACATAGCACACCCAGTTGAATACCTGGAGGCTTCAATATTGGGCAAAGGAATACCATAA